The Methanobrevibacter olleyae genome has a segment encoding these proteins:
- a CDS encoding AAA family ATPase: MKSENKSSNIKKSEVSIKNRSSFSDNETKVLVLETAGYPFNFGLLEGPNLEISDRVLFEQYAIDQWSGTRVKTGSYLFDQKIIPDFAFKILTAHPENSVIGENTSIVIVTNNEEKQDSVKRVKSNVFFEDVVGQENAKKKSKLIYKYLQDPEKFGMWAPKNVLFYGLPGTGKTMLAKALSNELDINLFLIKATSLIGDHVGDAASKVHDLYEAALKSAPSLIFIDEIDAIALHRSFQSLRGDVSEIVNSLLTEMDGINSNDGVVTIAATNNPSSIDFAIRSRFEEEIEFKLPDDNERREIIKLNLNTFPLKYDLDIDKLVKISKRMSGRDIKEKILKTALHNAIINDKEIVTMEDIYFALDINKYKKEEIRGMFE; this comes from the coding sequence GTGAAATCTGAAAATAAAAGTTCAAATATTAAAAAATCAGAAGTTTCTATAAAAAATAGATCAAGTTTTTCTGATAATGAAACTAAGGTTCTTGTATTAGAAACTGCAGGTTATCCTTTTAACTTTGGATTATTAGAAGGACCTAATTTAGAAATATCTGATAGAGTTCTTTTTGAACAATATGCCATAGATCAATGGAGTGGAACAAGGGTAAAAACTGGTTCTTATCTTTTTGATCAAAAGATCATTCCAGATTTTGCTTTTAAAATTCTAACAGCACATCCTGAAAACTCTGTAATAGGAGAAAATACTTCAATTGTAATAGTTACTAACAATGAAGAAAAACAAGATTCTGTAAAAAGAGTTAAATCTAATGTATTCTTTGAGGATGTTGTAGGGCAAGAAAATGCTAAGAAGAAATCTAAATTAATTTATAAATACCTTCAAGATCCTGAAAAGTTTGGTATGTGGGCCCCTAAAAATGTTTTATTTTATGGTCTTCCAGGTACTGGCAAAACTATGCTTGCAAAGGCACTATCAAATGAATTAGATATTAATTTATTCTTAATTAAAGCAACATCATTAATCGGAGACCATGTTGGAGATGCAGCAAGTAAAGTTCATGATTTATATGAAGCTGCATTAAAATCTGCACCTTCTTTAATATTCATTGATGAAATTGATGCAATTGCATTACATAGGTCTTTTCAATCATTAAGGGGGGATGTTTCTGAAATTGTAAATTCTCTTTTAACTGAAATGGACGGTATCAATTCCAATGATGGTGTTGTAACTATTGCAGCTACTAATAATCCATCTTCTATTGATTTTGCAATTAGAAGTCGTTTTGAAGAAGAAATAGAATTTAAATTACCAGATGATAATGAAAGAAGAGAAATTATTAAATTAAACCTCAATACTTTTCCATTGAAATATGATTTAGATATTGATAAATTAGTAAAAATTTCTAAAAGAATGTCTGGTAGGGACATTAAAGAAAAAATACTAAAAACTGCCCTTCATAATGCAATAATCAATGATAAAGAAATAGTAACTATGGAAGATATTTATTTTGCATTAGATATTAATAAATATAAAAAAGAAGAAATTAGGGGAATGTTTGAATAG